Proteins found in one Candidatus Hydrogenedentota bacterium genomic segment:
- a CDS encoding UvrD-helicase domain-containing protein — MNWTDAQREAIQTTGEDLCVTASAGSGKTAVLVERVLHLVRERNVPLERIVAITFTEKAAAEMKDRLRSECRERENSGPREEMKRWRELARSVETARMSTIHAFCAGLLRQHALEYRMDPPLDPDFTVLDGAESHLLREEVIEAAVEDLLEQPHEETLRLAAHYGIYQLKAMLAAFLRNPVTAGRLLSEKDFASPERILAYWRKHVEQACRDCLLGVGRSAAVRRFQRTFEGFGGLCTKPGDGREQLREQSLRLIAQIAALREPARIEQAIRAYLEWKVPGARKANWPTDAAFDELKEAQDEFKKLLLDCLTPPRDPEVEQRSAELTRDAVVCFRAVHDRYRAAKASRNALDFTDMILMALDMLRSQPGVCERIARGIDHLLIDEFQDTDREQYDIARLLCGTASPPELFIVGDAKQSIYRFRGAEVEVFETAKERRKTIGLHRNFRTVPEIVEFVNDLFTRTGLLEAVESQYVPAEAHRAPVNECRVHFVIPERAEDKETSSERRAREAAMIGDWIAAACSGKTDARVQPKGSDSTRRVTFGDIAMLLRALSDVHIYERALSERNIPFHVIAGRGFYERQEVLDVRNLLEAIVDPWHEPAVSGFLRSPMVGLTDDSLFVICRDSGVTAALVEGATPADFAQPEELEHARRLYKDLRAERGRPLPDFVRYVLERTGYEAMLAGLFLGGQRVSNVRKVMQLAEVFAKTRRPRLSAFVRYLDDVAASEIEEGEAALQAEGSDEVTIMSIHKSKGLEFPVVILPDLSRGVNAGPASKVVFNREYGVVARPYEPSKSNAAEPQIYEVMKRDEKAKEAAERARLLYVAMTRARDWLVLGGSVTSAGRGKVPADSLMEPFASELGIVGMSDGTQLSGTGWSAEVRRTTATAAVAPADEGTRETPDWSVLARRLDEAPVIPATQRTFAVTTLAHRMYPSDEEPGTGGVPKPGALDPLLRGTLVHRYFEKWDFRTGPPDVASFLRREMPAARLEDRLCEALESATARFMASDAWKLVTEAVDIQRETPFILRVGDALVEGVIDAILDGDTILDYKTGLQRESRRHMYEAQLCLYAEALSRLRGAAPRRAWLFYVDTGELASADISRERVAMVLEHAAKTIETVRSETLSNEMEVYSQ, encoded by the coding sequence ATGAACTGGACGGACGCCCAGCGGGAAGCCATTCAGACGACGGGCGAAGACCTGTGCGTCACGGCCTCGGCCGGGTCGGGCAAGACCGCCGTGTTGGTTGAACGCGTGTTGCACCTCGTGCGTGAACGCAACGTGCCTCTTGAACGAATCGTGGCGATTACCTTCACGGAAAAGGCGGCGGCGGAGATGAAAGATCGTCTGCGCAGCGAATGCCGTGAACGGGAGAACAGCGGGCCGCGAGAAGAGATGAAGCGCTGGCGCGAACTGGCGCGCTCGGTTGAAACAGCGCGCATGAGCACCATCCACGCCTTTTGTGCCGGATTGCTCCGCCAACATGCTCTCGAGTACCGCATGGACCCGCCGCTGGACCCGGACTTCACCGTCCTCGACGGGGCTGAGAGTCATTTGCTGCGGGAGGAGGTCATCGAGGCGGCCGTCGAGGATCTCCTTGAACAACCTCACGAGGAAACCCTGCGCCTGGCCGCCCACTATGGGATCTACCAGCTCAAAGCGATGCTCGCGGCATTCCTGCGTAACCCTGTAACGGCAGGCCGTCTCCTGTCGGAGAAGGATTTCGCGTCGCCGGAACGGATCCTGGCCTACTGGCGCAAACACGTCGAACAGGCCTGCCGGGATTGCCTGCTGGGGGTGGGCCGCTCGGCCGCGGTTCGGAGGTTTCAGCGCACATTCGAGGGATTCGGAGGGCTATGCACCAAGCCGGGCGATGGGCGCGAACAGCTTCGCGAACAGTCGCTCCGTCTTATCGCGCAGATAGCCGCGCTGCGCGAACCGGCCAGGATCGAGCAGGCAATCAGGGCGTACCTCGAATGGAAAGTCCCCGGTGCCCGAAAGGCGAATTGGCCCACGGACGCGGCCTTTGACGAATTGAAGGAAGCGCAGGATGAATTCAAGAAGCTGTTGCTGGACTGCCTGACACCTCCTCGCGACCCGGAGGTCGAGCAACGAAGCGCGGAGCTGACGCGAGACGCCGTGGTCTGTTTCCGGGCGGTTCACGACCGGTACCGGGCGGCCAAGGCTTCCAGGAACGCGTTAGATTTCACCGATATGATCCTCATGGCACTCGATATGCTGCGCAGCCAGCCCGGCGTCTGCGAGCGTATCGCCCGCGGCATCGACCATTTGCTTATCGACGAGTTTCAGGACACCGACCGGGAGCAGTACGACATCGCCCGGCTGCTGTGCGGCACGGCAAGCCCTCCCGAGTTGTTCATCGTTGGCGACGCGAAACAATCCATTTACCGGTTCCGGGGCGCTGAGGTGGAAGTCTTCGAGACCGCCAAGGAGCGCCGGAAAACTATTGGCCTGCACCGGAATTTCCGCACGGTGCCGGAGATTGTCGAATTTGTAAATGACTTGTTTACGCGTACCGGACTCCTGGAGGCGGTCGAGTCCCAGTACGTACCCGCCGAGGCACATCGGGCGCCCGTGAATGAATGCCGCGTGCACTTTGTGATTCCTGAACGCGCGGAGGACAAGGAGACCTCCTCGGAAAGGCGCGCGCGTGAAGCTGCGATGATTGGCGATTGGATTGCGGCTGCCTGTTCGGGAAAGACGGACGCGCGGGTACAGCCTAAGGGCAGCGACTCGACACGGCGCGTGACGTTTGGCGACATCGCGATGCTTCTCCGTGCTCTGAGCGACGTACACATCTACGAGCGCGCGCTCAGCGAGCGCAATATACCCTTTCACGTGATTGCGGGTAGAGGCTTTTATGAGCGGCAGGAGGTGTTGGATGTTCGCAACCTTCTCGAAGCCATAGTGGACCCGTGGCACGAACCTGCGGTATCGGGGTTTCTGCGCAGTCCGATGGTAGGCCTCACCGACGACTCCCTTTTTGTGATTTGCCGCGATTCCGGAGTCACGGCGGCGCTTGTCGAGGGCGCAACGCCTGCCGATTTTGCGCAACCGGAAGAACTCGAGCATGCCCGGCGCCTCTACAAAGACTTGCGGGCGGAACGCGGGCGGCCGCTGCCGGATTTTGTTCGCTATGTGTTGGAGCGCACGGGGTACGAAGCCATGCTGGCGGGGTTGTTTCTGGGCGGCCAGCGGGTGTCCAATGTCCGGAAAGTGATGCAGCTTGCGGAAGTGTTCGCGAAGACGCGGCGTCCGCGGCTGAGCGCGTTTGTGCGGTATCTTGACGATGTGGCGGCGTCCGAGATCGAGGAGGGGGAGGCCGCGCTGCAGGCCGAAGGTTCGGACGAAGTCACTATCATGAGCATTCACAAGTCCAAGGGACTGGAGTTTCCGGTAGTGATACTTCCGGACCTGTCGAGGGGTGTCAACGCGGGGCCTGCTTCGAAAGTCGTCTTTAACCGTGAATACGGCGTGGTTGCGCGGCCGTACGAGCCGAGTAAGAGCAACGCCGCCGAGCCTCAGATCTACGAAGTGATGAAGCGCGACGAGAAAGCGAAGGAAGCGGCTGAGCGGGCGCGGCTTCTCTATGTGGCGATGACTCGGGCGCGCGATTGGCTCGTGCTGGGCGGTTCGGTCACCTCGGCCGGCCGCGGCAAGGTGCCCGCCGACAGCCTGATGGAACCGTTTGCGAGCGAATTGGGTATTGTAGGTATGAGCGACGGAACGCAGCTCTCGGGCACGGGCTGGAGCGCTGAAGTTCGCCGTACGACGGCAACGGCGGCGGTCGCCCCGGCGGACGAAGGTACCCGTGAGACGCCGGATTGGAGTGTGCTGGCCCGGCGGCTGGATGAAGCGCCGGTGATTCCCGCGACTCAACGCACGTTTGCCGTCACCACGCTGGCGCATCGCATGTATCCCTCCGATGAAGAACCAGGAACGGGGGGCGTCCCGAAGCCCGGGGCATTGGACCCGCTTCTTCGGGGAACGCTGGTGCACCGGTATTTCGAGAAATGGGATTTTCGGACCGGACCTCCGGACGTCGCATCGTTTCTGAGGCGTGAGATGCCGGCGGCCCGTCTCGAGGACCGGTTGTGTGAGGCGTTGGAGAGCGCCACCGCCCGATTCATGGCATCCGATGCGTGGAAACTTGTGACGGAAGCGGTTGACATACAGCGCGAGACGCCATTCATTCTGCGCGTGGGGGATGCCTTGGTCGAGGGGGTGATCGACGCCATCCTCGACGGAGACACGATTCTGGACTATAAGACGGGTCTCCAGAGAGAGAGCCGGCGCCACATGTACGAGGCGCAATTGTGTCTGTACGCCGAGGCGTTGTCCCGTCTGAGGGGTGCGGCTCCCCGGCGGGCCTGGCTTTTCTATGTCGATACCGGGGAATTGGCTTCAGCAGACATATCCCGGGAGCGGGTGGCGATGGTGCTCGAACACGCGGCAAAGACGATAGAAACGGTTCGCAGCGAGACCCTTTCCAACGAAATGGAAGTCTATTCACAGTGA
- a CDS encoding peptidase MA family metallohydrolase: MKWAVLMLMAAIMAAPARPCYSAVLQEGPFRVEYPKGEERAAWATMENLEDVVAVWGGRLAPGEAPVVVRICASGDEFAALAGFSPPPEVGGVAHSEDGLIVLRSPAQLSDPGYYAGMVRHELIHVLLARNTELRHLPRWLNEGIAMHISGEFRWNSSLHVARMYMADRLYSYDDLMLGFGSLEGERPFGDLYAQSLSMTAYLYDKMGEDAFWKLVYALREKDFPAALAEVAGVTPDELWDEWCGSLWKVAVISAVVSGFSVFQFMALLVVVAYIRKRRRNRRVLRRWEDEEEAEEPFMTVWELERDSEYPWERDEGEDG, translated from the coding sequence GTGAAATGGGCCGTTCTTATGCTGATGGCCGCGATCATGGCCGCGCCGGCGCGCCCGTGTTACTCGGCTGTTCTGCAAGAGGGCCCGTTTCGCGTCGAGTATCCCAAAGGCGAAGAACGAGCCGCTTGGGCTACCATGGAGAACCTCGAGGACGTTGTCGCTGTGTGGGGTGGGCGCCTGGCGCCCGGAGAAGCGCCCGTCGTGGTCCGCATTTGCGCTTCGGGGGACGAATTCGCGGCCCTCGCGGGTTTCTCGCCCCCTCCCGAGGTTGGAGGGGTGGCCCATTCCGAAGATGGTCTCATCGTTCTGCGCTCGCCGGCCCAATTGTCGGACCCGGGCTATTACGCGGGAATGGTGCGCCACGAACTGATCCATGTATTGCTGGCGCGCAACACCGAGCTCAGGCATCTGCCCCGCTGGTTGAACGAGGGCATAGCCATGCACATCTCGGGCGAATTCCGGTGGAACAGCAGTCTCCATGTTGCCCGGATGTACATGGCGGACAGGCTCTATTCCTACGACGACCTGATGCTGGGTTTCGGTTCACTGGAGGGGGAGCGGCCTTTCGGCGATCTGTACGCCCAGAGTCTTTCGATGACCGCGTACTTGTACGACAAGATGGGGGAGGATGCGTTCTGGAAACTGGTCTATGCCCTGCGCGAGAAGGATTTCCCTGCGGCGCTCGCAGAGGTGGCGGGCGTGACCCCCGACGAGCTGTGGGACGAGTGGTGCGGGTCCCTGTGGAAAGTTGCCGTGATCTCGGCCGTTGTGTCAGGATTCAGCGTATTCCAATTCATGGCGCTGCTGGTGGTTGTGGCATATATCCGCAAACGCCGGCGCAACCGCAGGGTGTTGCGGAGATGGGAGGATGAGGAGGAAGCGGAAGAGCCCTTCATGACGGTCTGGGAGCTCGAGCGCGACAGCGAATATCCCTGGGAACGGGATGAGGGGGAAGACGGATGA
- a CDS encoding isoamylase yields MANVLDVGALKARPGRAIPLGASVGELGVHFAIVSRHATRVWLAIFGDKDDARPAIEFELDAERNRIGDVWSIFIENLHAGAYYLFRLDGPYAPKEGHRFDPGRYVLDPYARMVVGSVQNSEAKCVVVDVERDWEPYLRPRTRKTHTVIYETHIRGFTVHESAGVKNPGTYLGFIEKIPYLKELGITAVEFMPVQEVGEEYLKRRNPKTSERLKNYWGYAPIAFFAPAGRFGSEGGTGEQLREFRELVSALHEAGLEVILDVVFNHTAEGDEDGPTLCFRGIDHSIYYLLDEEGRCLNFTGCGNTMNCNHPFVRDLIRDCLRYWTTVVRVDGFRFDLASVLGRDQSGNIIENAPIIERIAEDPVLRDVKLTAEAWDVGGAYQVGSFGNDERWSELNGKFRDDVRRYWINEPDSKGAFALRITGSPDLYQDDGRLPIHSVNFVTSHDGFTLCDLFSYNKKHNELNGEKNRDGTDHNFSWNCGVEGETDEADILALRLQMQRNLIATLFTSLGVPMILGGDEFGRTQKGNNNAYCQDNEVSWYDWRLLEKNAGLFRFFKGIIQFRKENVAFERAEFYSGKPSKKGAGPDVRWFRPDGKAQDWNPSEPALGWWINATENEGTPLYLMFNPSPEDVVFDLPNGDWWMRVNTAAAPPGDLYSAEEAPRVEGSGKLRVAARSMAVLSG; encoded by the coding sequence ATGGCAAACGTATTGGATGTTGGAGCGCTGAAGGCGCGTCCGGGGCGCGCTATTCCCTTGGGAGCGTCCGTGGGGGAGTTGGGAGTGCACTTCGCGATCGTCAGCCGCCACGCCACGCGTGTATGGCTGGCGATTTTCGGAGATAAAGACGATGCGCGCCCCGCGATCGAATTTGAACTGGACGCCGAGCGCAACCGTATCGGCGACGTATGGAGCATCTTCATCGAGAATCTGCATGCGGGGGCGTATTACCTGTTCCGGCTCGACGGGCCGTACGCGCCCAAGGAAGGACACCGGTTCGACCCCGGGCGGTATGTCCTGGATCCCTATGCGCGGATGGTGGTGGGGAGCGTCCAGAATTCCGAGGCCAAATGCGTGGTCGTGGATGTCGAACGCGACTGGGAACCGTATCTTCGGCCTCGCACGCGCAAAACCCATACGGTGATTTACGAGACGCATATCAGGGGGTTTACGGTTCACGAGTCCGCGGGCGTGAAGAATCCGGGAACGTATCTCGGGTTCATCGAGAAGATTCCCTACTTGAAAGAGCTGGGCATCACCGCGGTCGAGTTCATGCCCGTGCAGGAAGTCGGCGAAGAGTATCTGAAACGCAGGAATCCGAAAACGAGCGAACGGCTCAAGAACTACTGGGGCTACGCGCCCATCGCGTTTTTTGCGCCCGCCGGGCGTTTTGGCAGCGAAGGCGGCACAGGCGAACAGCTGCGCGAATTCCGGGAGTTGGTTTCCGCCCTTCATGAAGCAGGGCTCGAGGTTATCCTGGATGTGGTCTTCAATCATACCGCGGAAGGCGACGAGGACGGACCGACCCTATGCTTCCGCGGAATCGACCACTCCATCTACTACTTGTTGGACGAGGAAGGCAGGTGCTTGAATTTTACAGGCTGCGGCAACACGATGAACTGCAACCATCCGTTCGTGCGCGACCTGATTCGGGATTGCCTGCGCTACTGGACGACCGTGGTGCGCGTGGACGGATTCCGGTTCGATCTGGCCTCGGTGCTGGGACGCGACCAGAGCGGAAACATCATTGAAAATGCCCCGATCATCGAGCGTATCGCCGAGGATCCCGTGCTGCGCGACGTGAAACTCACCGCGGAAGCGTGGGACGTCGGAGGCGCGTACCAGGTCGGATCTTTCGGGAATGACGAGCGGTGGTCGGAACTTAACGGGAAGTTCCGGGACGATGTGCGCCGGTACTGGATCAACGAGCCGGATTCGAAGGGCGCGTTCGCGTTGCGCATCACGGGCAGTCCCGACCTTTACCAGGACGACGGCCGCCTGCCCATTCACAGCGTCAATTTCGTGACATCCCACGATGGATTCACCCTCTGCGACCTCTTTTCCTACAACAAGAAACACAATGAGCTGAATGGGGAAAAGAACCGGGACGGCACGGACCACAATTTCAGCTGGAATTGCGGCGTCGAAGGTGAAACGGATGAGGCCGACATTCTGGCGTTGCGCCTGCAAATGCAGCGGAATCTTATCGCTACGCTGTTCACTTCGCTGGGCGTGCCCATGATACTCGGCGGCGACGAGTTCGGCCGCACTCAGAAGGGCAACAACAACGCCTACTGCCAGGACAACGAGGTCTCGTGGTACGACTGGCGTCTGCTCGAGAAGAACGCGGGCCTTTTCCGGTTCTTCAAGGGCATCATCCAGTTCCGGAAGGAGAACGTGGCGTTCGAACGCGCCGAGTTCTATTCCGGAAAGCCCTCCAAGAAGGGCGCCGGCCCCGACGTACGGTGGTTTCGTCCGGACGGCAAGGCCCAGGATTGGAATCCGTCCGAGCCGGCATTGGGGTGGTGGATCAATGCTACGGAGAATGAGGGCACACCGCTCTATCTCATGTTCAATCCCTCGCCCGAGGACGTGGTGTTCGATCTTCCCAACGGCGATTGGTGGATGCGCGTAAACACTGCCGCGGCGCCGCCTGGCGACCTGTACTCAGCCGAAGAAGCCCCGCGGGTCGAGGGATCGGGTAAGTTGCGCGTTGCCGCCCGGTCGATGGCCGTCCTTTCCGGCTAA